Genomic window (Actinomycetota bacterium):
CGCAACCTCGAGAAGATCCTCGGGCGCACGGCTATCGACCGCACCGCCGTGATCCTCGACATCTTCGCCCAGAACGCGCGCACCCAGGAGGGCAAGGCTCAGGTCGAGCTGGCCCAGCTGCGCTACCGCCTGCCCCGACTGCGCGGGCGGGGCAAGGGCCTCAGCCAGCAGGCGGGCGGCATCGGAACGCGCGGACCGGGCGAGACGCAGCTCGAGGTCGACCGTCGGCGGCTGCTGCGGCGCATGACGAAGCTCGAGCGCGAGCTGCGACAGTTGGGCCGAACACGCGACACGCAACGCAAGGCGCGGGGGCGGGCACAGCTGCACACGGTGTCGATCGTCGGGTACACCAACGCCGGAAAGTCGACGCTCCTCAACCGGCTCACCGATGCCGGCGTGCTCGTCGAGAACCGCCTGTTCGCCACGCTCGACCCGCGCACCCGGCGCCTCGAGCTGCCCGGGGGAGAGGCCGTGCTCGTGAACGACACCGTCGGCTTCGTGCGCAAGCTTCCGCACCAGCTGGTCGAGGCGTTCCGTTCGACGCTGGAGATCGTGAAGGAGTCCGACCTCCTCGTGCACGTCGTGGACAGCACCGCGCCGGACCCGCGCGAGCAGATCGACGCGGTGCGCTCGGTGCTGGCCGAGATCGGTGCAGCCGACGTCCCCGAGCTCCTCGCGTTCAACAAGGCCGACACTGCACCCGACATCAAGCGCCTCGTCGACCGCCACGACGGGTCGGTGGCCATCTCCGCGCTGGCGGGCACCGGTATCGACGAGCTCCTCGTCGTGGTGGGCGACCAGTTGCGCGCGCTGTCGAGGGTCGTCGAGCTGGTGGTTCCCTACGGGCGGGGCGACGTGCTCGCCGCGGTGCACCGCGCCGGCGAGGTCCTGTCCGAGGACCATCGTCCCGACGCCACCCATCTGCGGGCGCGACTCGACACCGCCGGGGCCGAGCGCTTCGCGGAGTTCCGCAGCGCATGAGCGACGGCTTTCGCCCGCCGCCCTACCCCTACGAGCGCCTCGACCGGCTCAAGCCACTGGCCGACACGCACGAGGGGGGCCTGGTCGACCTCTCGATCGGCACACCGTGCGACCCGCCCGCAGACGCGGTCCGCCGCGCCGTCGCCGACTCCGGCACCGAACGCGGCTACCCGCCGTCGATCGGCACCCCTGCCTTCCGCGAGGCCGCGTGCAGTTGGATGGCCCGGCGACTCGACGTGCACGTGGATCCCAGTGGTGTCGCCGCATGCATCGGCACCAAGGAGTTCGTGGGCACGCTGCCGAGTTGGTTGAAGCTGCGCACGCCGGCGCGCGACACCGTCCTCCACCCCGCGATCGCGTATCCGACCTACGAGATGGGCGCGTTGCTCGCCGGGTGCCGGTCGGTCCCGGTGGCGGTCGACGACCAGTGGCGCCTCCGCCTCGACACCGTCGCGGCTGCCGACGCGGCGCGCGCCCTCTGCCTCTGGGTCAACTCGCCGGGCAACCCGACGGGCGCGATCGACGATCTCGCTGCCGCGGCCACGTGGGGCCGGGCGCACGACGTTCCCGTCTTCAGCGACGAGTGCTATGTGGAGTACACGTGGGAAGGGCCTCGTCGCACCATCCTCGAGCACGGGCTGGACGGCGTGGTGGCGGTGCACTCACTGTCCAAGCGCTCCAACCTCGCCGGTGTGCGCGCCGGCTTCTACGCCGGCGACCCGGAGCTGGTCACCTACCTGGCCGAGGTCCGCAAGCACGTGGGCATGATGGTGCCGGGACCGGTGCAGGCCGCGGCGACCGTCGCGCTGGACGACGACCGCCACGTCGAGGAGCAACGGGCGCGCTACCGCGAGCGCATCGACCTGATGATCGGCGTGCTCGACGCGATCGGCGTGAAGGCCCCGGCACCCGGCGGCACGTTCTACCTGTGGGTCGAGGCGCCCGAAGGCGACGCCTGGGGGTTCACCGAGCGTCTCCTCCGCGAGGGGGGCGCGCTCGTGGCCCCCGGCGACCTGTACGGCGTCGCCGGTGCGGGCCACGTGCGCATCGCCCTCGTGCAACCCACCGACCGACTCGAGGTGGTGGGGCGGCGCCTCACCGCCTGAGGTCAGGAGGTCTTCTTTACCGCCAGCGCGTAGGTGTCGTTCATGGTCGCGGCCTGGAGCCAGGTGATCCCGTTGGCCGCGTCGAGCTGCTTCACCTTGGCGTACGCCGCCTGCGGGTCGCCGATGGGCTTCTCCTTGACGATGTTCAGTCCGCTGCTGGTGAACTCCCAGTAGATGTCGATGTCACCGTTGACCAGGGCCGTGCGCGTGATGTCGGTGTTGCCGGTCGGGATCTTGTTCGTGACGTCGTATCCCTTGTTGGTAAGCGTCTGACTGAGCATGAGGCCGAGCAGCTGCGCCTCGGTGTCGAGCTTGGAGCCGACGGTGATCTTGCCCTTCCCCGAGCCCGACGGCGAGCTCTTCACGATGCCCTTCTCCTTCAGGAAGTCGCCCGCGACCTTCTCGGCCGTCTCCTTGTCGACATCGACCCTCGCATTGAGCTCGGTGATGGTTGCGGTGTCGAGCGCGTCGGTGAGCTGCTTCAGGTCGTCCTGGAGCGTCGGGTATTTCGAGAGGTTGGCGGTCTTGATGGTGGGTGCGGGCGTGTACGCGCCGAACGCCTTCTTGTCGTCGTCGAGCACCTTGAGGTCGTTCTTGGCGATGAGCCCCGCAGTGGAGTACACGATGCCGACGTCGCACTGACCGCTCTTCACCGCGGGCGGGATGAGCTCGTACCCGAGCTGCTGGATGTTGGTGAACTCGAGCCCGTACGTGGTCTTGACGAGGGGCAGCACGTCGGCCCGGAACCCGCCTTCGGAGTCCACACAGAGCTTGGTGTTGGGCTTGCTCTTCACATAGGCGGCCAGCGCCGTCAGCGACGTGTCGGGGATCTTCTGCACCACCGTGGTGGTCTTCGCCGACGAGGAGCTCTTCTTGTCACTACCGCAGCCGACGAGCAGCAGGGCGAACACCAGCACGCCCAGCCACGCAACGAGACGCTTCATCACTCGACTCTCCTTGTAGGGGGGTTGCGCAGGTAAGTTAGCGTGCGGCCTCCACAACGAGACGTGCGGCCTCTTCAACGCGAACAGCGGGCAAAGGACGTGGACGTGGACGTCTGGAACTTCATCCTCGACCACGGCTCGCAATTCTGGAGCAACGGGGCCACCCACGCACGGTTGGTCGGGACCGCGCTCGTGCTCGCGGTGCCCGTGGCGGTCGCAGTGGGGGTGCTGGCGTCGAGCCGGCCTCGGTTGGCCGGCGTCGCGCTCGCGGTCGCCGGCGTGATCATCACCATCCCGAGCTTCGCCCTCTTCGGCCTCCTCATCGCACCGCTGGGCCTGGGTTTTCGCCCTGCGGTCGCGACGCTCGCGCTGTACGCGCTGCTCCCCGTGCTGCGCAACACCATCGTGGGCCTGGCCGAGGTCCCGGCCGACGTGGTGGAGGCGGCGCGTGGGATGGGCATGACCGGGCGCCAGGCGCTCTGGCGGGTGCGTCTGCCACTCGCGCTCCCGGTGATCATCGCCGGTGTCCGGGTGGCGACGGTGATGATCGTCGGCATCACCACCATCGCCGCGTTGATCACCGCCGGGGGCCTGGGCACGTTCATCTTCGACGGGCTGCGCTCGGGGGATCGCACCGAGATCCTGGCGGGGACGGTGACGATCGTCGCGCTCGCGCTCGCGTTCGACGGCTGCCTCGCGGTCGTCGAGCGCTTCCTGCGGAGGCATGCGCCCCGCGAGAGCCGCACCGCGCCCCTTCGGGTGGCGGCGTGATCCGGCTCGAACACGTGAGCAAGCGGTATCCCAACGGCCAGCTGGCCGTCGACGATCTCTCGCTCGAGGTGCCAGAAGGCGAGATCTGCGTGCTGGTCGGCCCGTCGGGATGCGGCAAGACGACCACCATGAAGATGGTCAACCGGTTGATCGAGCCCACCGGGGGGCGCATCTTCCTGGACGGCGACGACGTCACGCGCGTCGATC
Coding sequences:
- a CDS encoding ABC transporter permease produces the protein MLDHGSQFWSNGATHARLVGTALVLAVPVAVAVGVLASSRPRLAGVALAVAGVIITIPSFALFGLLIAPLGLGFRPAVATLALYALLPVLRNTIVGLAEVPADVVEAARGMGMTGRQALWRVRLPLALPVIIAGVRVATVMIVGITTIAALITAGGLGTFIFDGLRSGDRTEILAGTVTIVALALAFDGCLAVVERFLRRHAPRESRTAPLRVAA
- a CDS encoding succinyldiaminopimelate transaminase, with the protein product MSDGFRPPPYPYERLDRLKPLADTHEGGLVDLSIGTPCDPPADAVRRAVADSGTERGYPPSIGTPAFREAACSWMARRLDVHVDPSGVAACIGTKEFVGTLPSWLKLRTPARDTVLHPAIAYPTYEMGALLAGCRSVPVAVDDQWRLRLDTVAAADAARALCLWVNSPGNPTGAIDDLAAAATWGRAHDVPVFSDECYVEYTWEGPRRTILEHGLDGVVAVHSLSKRSNLAGVRAGFYAGDPELVTYLAEVRKHVGMMVPGPVQAAATVALDDDRHVEEQRARYRERIDLMIGVLDAIGVKAPAPGGTFYLWVEAPEGDAWGFTERLLREGGALVAPGDLYGVAGAGHVRIALVQPTDRLEVVGRRLTA
- the hflX gene encoding GTPase HflX — encoded protein: MSLIERSIREKIVLVGVATPPTTVDEAEAHLDELALLVDTAGADEAARVLQRRATHDPATYVGKGKAEELKQISLEVDADTVVFDDELTPAQSRNLEKILGRTAIDRTAVILDIFAQNARTQEGKAQVELAQLRYRLPRLRGRGKGLSQQAGGIGTRGPGETQLEVDRRRLLRRMTKLERELRQLGRTRDTQRKARGRAQLHTVSIVGYTNAGKSTLLNRLTDAGVLVENRLFATLDPRTRRLELPGGEAVLVNDTVGFVRKLPHQLVEAFRSTLEIVKESDLLVHVVDSTAPDPREQIDAVRSVLAEIGAADVPELLAFNKADTAPDIKRLVDRHDGSVAISALAGTGIDELLVVVGDQLRALSRVVELVVPYGRGDVLAAVHRAGEVLSEDHRPDATHLRARLDTAGAERFAEFRSA